A segment of the Eleutherodactylus coqui strain aEleCoq1 chromosome 6, aEleCoq1.hap1, whole genome shotgun sequence genome:
TTTTTGCTATGAGATGAATATCTCTTTTAAACTTTAGAAAGAGATCGCTGTAGATCTGAGCTGGCTCCTATGAGTAATCTCAGCCTGTCGTCTAAGGAGGTAAATGCAAAAAGTTCTACGTAAATTTAATGTGTCCAGAACTCACAATATTAACCTTTCATGGTCACAAACTATATGGGATACATAATGAAGATATCAAAAGTGGATAATGtctgttaaatacatttaaagtTCCAGCATGGAGCTTTTGAACATGGTGTCTTCTCTCCAAGCATCATGTTacagagcagattgatatatagttattGAATAAAATACATGTTCTGCTGAAATCTCTCTTCTCCTGAGGGAAGGGATCTCATGTGGCCAGTGATGGCCTATTAGTGATTGCCAGCGATCACTGTGGGCACACAATCACTGAAGCGAGGGGCAGTGAGCGGTCCAAAGCCCAGGAAGGGATTTCAGTGAATAAACTAAAAAATTATGCagatttcaccccccccccccccccaaaactatatatcaatctgctccgcTCCCCCCACTCTAGAACATGATGCCTGCATATAAGACACAATGGGGGACACTTGTAAAAAGTTGCACAATTTTCCGACATGAAGGAGTTTTGCAAGCATCCCTTGTCCAAAATTGTGTGAAACCTTGCGGCTTTCAGCCTCCTGCACTTGCCCATGCCACTTTTTCAAGTAGTAGGAGGAGACAGGCCCTCCAGATCAACTGATTTTTATGTAGAATCTGCACCAGCAACTGGCGTACATTATGGCAAAAATCCACGTCTGTTATCCTGCAGCTAAATACAATGGAAGCCGTAGGCAGTTGGATCCCTCCATTTAAGGCAGCCAACAGGAGGAATTCTGCTCATAATACGTTAAGGTGATTTGTTATTCAAGCAATTCTCATTTTCTAGTAAGGAATTCACAGGCTGAGCTTCACTTTTATTACAATTTGCCtttgctgcataaaaaaaaaatatatgtaattaattaaatgtaaaatataaaaaaagttccCTTTTTCTATTATCTGGGCACGCTAGGGCTGTAGAGTTCCATAAGTGCGCCCTGAATGAGGAGCTCTTTGTAGAGTTTCTTATAGGCAGGTCTCTGGAGCTATATCTACAGTCATCCAGCAGGAAGCTGGAAGGGTCGGTCCAGCCAACCCCACGCCTTGAGACAAACCAGGCATCCACTGTTGCTTTCTGTGCTCTGCCCTGATGATACAAGGCAGGAGCTAGAGGAAGTCTAGCTCGCTCATCACTTTGTCCTGCGCACTGGTCCGTTTGTACAGGAAATGGAAGTCCAGCTTCTGTTCGTTCTTCATCAGCCGACATTTTACCTGCTGCGGGAAAGCATCCTCCGTGAGCCGGACACAATGGTCATTCACCAGCACAAATAGTCCATAGTTGTTTGGTTCAGACACCTCAAAATTTTCAGCACATTGGCGGCCCACCTCTGCTACACTCATATCTGGTTTTGTAGCCAAGGTCCTGGTTTTGGAATCCAGCTCCTCGAATGAGATAGTGATGAAATCCTAGGAGGGAAAGCAACCAACAATTACTGCAGGGAAGGTCTGCACATTGGCTCACGTATTCTGCATCTTGGTAGAATCAGCTCTGCAGAGATTTACGTGTGACCTCAAGGTTTCCCTATGGGGAGGAATGGCAATGTGTAAAAGAATTCAGACATCAGAGGAAAACCTTTAAGTTGCTATGGATTGCTAGCTTAGGGCAACGGCTGGGAATTTGCAACACTTATTAGGGAATTGCTAAAGCATGTTTATATGGTAGAATCCGCATCTAAAACCACACCAGAAAGCTGCAGCTAGTCtaaagattttgcccattgacaaggcTTAGCTGCAGCTCTCAAACAGTTGGGGTGCCTTCACCCTTGCGTTAtcgctgtattatttttttttaacgtgaatgtcaatgggactttctaatgttaaaaatgcatcgcacaaaaatcgcaagtttgtgatttttgtgcgatgcattcttaacattagaaagtccttttgACAGTcatgttgaaaaaaaaccaaaaaaaacacagcgatatcgtcaagtgtgaaggcacccttatagAGACTGAAGCTGtatataatccctggatcaccgacccttctgaagtaatcagtgactataacatgtaatattgtaccgctgcccaaaactaCAATATcacgtgtggtctgaccagtgacttgtaaagaataATCTCGTTTGTTtccgggataaaaaaaaaaatgtacacccTGATGGGACATCCCTAATGGATCCAATAATTAAATATAAATCaggcctaaggccagcttcatacTGGCGAGAAGAtcgtgcaatgcgagagtgaatgaaaatgaatgattatgaaaccaatgattttcaattatTTCATTCTCATCTGCAAGGTTtttactcctgcgatgctgcatgaaaaaaaaaattgcagcatgtccgtcctttttgcgatatcgcctattgtatctggccccattaaaaaaaatgggcgaacatcatgatcccctgctgtggctgtgacagcaatGCCGAGGAATTCCTTAAGCCCTGCAGGAAAGCAAGTAAAACTGCCTCgcttccaggggtttcacatggattgcgagggtggtattgggctgtgaatcacggcctgataccgccctcgccagtgtgaagctggcctaaggttACATTCACATTTATATAGGAGTCTCCAGCACAAAACTCTGGATGAGCTAGATCTGGTGGTTCAGGTACTTTGGTAGATTTCCATTGACTAGCTCCATCCTTCACAAGAGGCAGGAGCACAGATGTGAGCTTGGCCTATACAAGTGTTTCTCAACTCAAGTTCCCTTGTCAGGTCATATGCTCAGGATCTTAGCATTGCACAAGTGATTtattattgtcagcgcctcagaaattgtcacaggtgttctgcctataggatatcctcaaattatGACCTCTTGGGGAACATATatggactggagttgagaaacaatctaggttggatacaattgAGCAAAGCTTTAGCTGTGATACAGTGACAGAACTTAAGCTATAAgggggaaaaacaaacaaacaaaaaaaaacttttcttgaaAACCCAAATGCTGTAAGTCCATGTGTACGCCAAAACGTTGGGATTCCACTCTGTGGTGGACGATATTCTGGACACATTAGCATGCATTGCTAATACAGTATatactccagccaatcaggacacAGCTCATTAAAAGAGAACATGTAAAAAGATGCCAGCCAGCTCAAAATGCATCCTGGAGCTTTTAGCAGTTTTTATTTTGATTCCTCTTTTATTTAGACCGCCTGACAGATTGCTGCCACCCTGCACTAGACAAAAACACTAACATTGTACATTTAACCTCATACATAACCTATTCAGCAGAAACTCCCTGGCAAGTTTACCTGTATTGATGAGCGAGAAACTTTTGCTTTGTTCAGTGTACGTCTCCTCTCCCAGCGATGGATCGAGTCCTGAACCTCCATACTTAGTTGTCTTGTGACCGTGATTTTATCATAATTCTTTATATGCTCCAGAGCGCCATATGTTGTGGTTAGATAATAGGAGCCTGTAGGAGAATACATATGATTAACATCACTGAAGGTAGCTGCAAAAATTACTCTTGTACAAGCAAAGTTGTGTTAAACCTGTCAACTTAGACTTTTTGCTTGCAGTACCTCAATGGGGCCACTAGATGGGAGTGtaaaactgctgataaggctgggCACACACAAAGGTTTGGTAAAACACTGTGTGTATAATGCAACggtttaccgctgtgtgagctggCGGTAAGCAGGGATATCGTCACATATGGCAGCGatttgcactgtgcatgacagtgTATCGCACGCACGCTGTCATCTGCAGTtttcctggtttcattttttttttttacctcccgcCCTTGCATATAAATGCCGCACATATGCAAcataattgtgtatgtacagcatttactACACACCCATAGAGCATAATAGGACTCtatcagtaaaatagaacatgctgtgttcttttttttttacatgcgcattATACACAATGTACATACACAGGTGTGAATGGATCAAAGAGACTCAATTTACTTTCATAgacctcagggtgcgttcacacgaatgtatatcggctcggttttcacgccgagccgatatacgttgtcctcatgtgcagggggggggaggctggaagagcccaggagcagaaactcagctcccgccccctctctgcctcctctccacccctctgcactatttgcaatggggagaggcggaacgggggtggggctaattcccggaacttagccccacccccgttccgcctcctctcattgcaaatagtgcagaggggcggagagggggcgggagctcagttcctgctcctgggctcttccagcctccccccctgcacatgaggacaacgtatatcggctcggcgtgaaaaccgagccgatatacgttcgtgtgaatgcaccctcaaacaAGAGGTACCATATTATGTGTTACATGCATGTTTTGCCAATTATGTTGAGAACTAGACAccccatgtcccccccccccaaagattcTATTGAACCATATTTTGATCAGTATAGTACCCCCCGACTCTGGACTGTTCTACTTGACCCATATATAATCATCCTGGCCGGCTGACCTGATTTAATTATAGTTTTCATTAGTAGTGGGTTTTGGTGAAGCTGATCATCAGGTGTTACCTTCTCCAAGCTGCAGAGCAGGGTCCATCAGCTCCATCATGTACTCCACATCCAGGAGAAGAGCCACAAGGTCACACTGGGCCAAGACATACATGAGAACTGGCAGGAAGTCATCAGCTCCATGGTGCTTTCCTAGAAGGAAAAGAGTTTACAAACTTCTTGTGCATCATTATCCATTATGAATAAACTTTCTGGAGATTTGTTGCCCAttagggtggccatacacattttatAGAGAGCAGTGGGTCCAGCTAGtcatctgatgtgtatgggggcctcccGACGGAAGATATTAGTTGGAGAGAAGGGAGATTTAGCCTGGGAGATAAgccatttaatgtgtatgggcagccttTACAGAGAGACACTATAGTTGATGTGTTTGGAAAACAAAGAAACAAAAGCCCCTCTTACATGGGACGATTCTCGTTAGCGTTATCGAACAAGCTAATTACTCTATCACCAGCTTGTTGGCGCTCGGGCggcctgtttagactgcatgattcttAGCGttttacattcctatgtgaaacattgAATAAGTAGTTAAAAACTGCCTGAGCTGGCGCCAATTTCTATGGCGGCTGGAACCTCACAACTCTTGTTCGTCATTGCCTGCATTTAAACTGACcgattttctgaacgataattgtgcCGTGTAAAGAAGTAAGGATCCTTTTACACGCGACGATTGTTGGGCACTtatgtgcctgacagtcgtcccagcgattattgctcctgcactttcacacaagagcgatgatcattcagtgaatggaggcagagcaggatGGAGATCACTTCCAGCTGCCGCTTCCATGCACAGTAAACTCCTATaactcctgtttacatgggccaatcagcatttgatttttatgccagcaaaaaactgaacaatgagcgataAGTAAACAAATTGCTGTTTAGTTGCTGGcagcgtttagactgaacaattattataCATAGTTACACGATCCCGTGACAATATGAACAATCATGCAGTTTAAAAGGGCTCTAATGTAGTAGGGGTTGTCACTGTGTGTTAGGCTTTATCCACACGGGAGTTGCGATTTTTGGCTGTCCACATCACTGTGAACGAGAGAAAGCCAcgaccaagtcacggctaaatcttacgttttctcacccattcatacAGCCGGCTGCAGCGTTTATACGCCACAGCCAAAATTCTGTTGGACGGGAAAAATGAAGGCTTTGCCTTACTCCCCACCCTTTTTCCGGCTGATcacagcaatagaagctcccatagaagcagtCAAAGGGAGTGGAAGGGAGGGGTaggtagtttagcagcgctagtggctgctaaagtccctccccctcctggcagctcctataggcttctatgggagcttccggcTGATGCAAGcttaaagatagggcaagacctatcttttagaGCGGAGCCTAAAAGGGTCCGGCATCAGCAACGTATGTCCTAacttttccagccagctgatGGACACGACTGGCAAACGccaaatgatttttatgcctgcataaaatgctcTTTAACTACTTTTTATGCACTATAATTATTGTACATGTCTTTCTTTATTAATCTGTTACCTGTAATAGTGTATCCACagctataactgaggaaggggcgctgCTGGTATAAAATAAAACGAAGAAGCCGAGCTTGTCTTTTATTGTTATTGAACTATatattatacaacggtgccatctgctggctaaagccagtgtgtgtgcaccagagaggctccgaaagcggagtggctggcaatagacggtaagaataacCTGTCGGACGTTTagtgacattggagctgtacaagcttcaaattAGAATGTaaaaagacgtcagacagtggattggaaagggttaaaacatttaGAATTGAGTAAAAATAACATACTAGACgtttgcagtcctatgtaaccccactgaTAATACCACTCTAGCTACACATAATGCCGTAAAGGGTATCAATATATATGAAAGTTCCTTTTATATACACCAATATGAGGTATTTGACGGAGTGCCAGTTATAGAGAGATTGGCACTCGTTTAATTGGCTTTTACAAAGACCGATCAGCCTCTATGCAGACAAATGATCGTTCGTCCCCCATGCACTTTGATCGTCCCATCCCGTCACACAACATGATGTGCTGCCAAATTTTCTGGTTGCACAAAAGCAGCAAATCAACCTACAAATGTGTGTTTGCTACATGAGCAATGATTGGGTGATTATTGGCCTGTTAAAAAGGGTACTATGGGCAGTGTTCACTTCCCTTACGCCCTACTGAGAGTAGTTCTGGGCTGCAGATTTGGCACACCAGAGGCTCCATACAACCTATGAATCACACCAATAGTAAATACCTGGGTTTCCTGCTGCCATGGAGTCATAGATAAGTTTACAAGCCTTGAGGAGATAGGTTATCTTCTTCTCTGGGGAGTAGGTCTTGTGCATGGTGCCAAACTTCTGCAGAATTTTCTCCATTACCCCGCTGTCTGGCACGCTGGTGGTGACCCCTAGGTCAGTGGTGGTCATCTCCTGGATGACCTGTTGGTTCTCCGTAAGCAGTCTCAACGATCCATCCTTATTGTGGATCTCATGCAAATAACATTCAACTGGTGCTTTCAGGGGCTTCAGGACGCACTTACATAGAGCAGCCTCCACTATGGCATCTGCATTAAGAGAAAGAGGCAATGGTTACATGGAGGAGGGATATTCCAGCATAGCAATCACTTTACATAAACATAATGTTGAGTCACTTTGCAAATACTTTGCTTTAACAATCAGGAGTTATGTCAcatcttctactccagtcacacccagagctgcatccACAATAGTGGTGGTTCACTGCTGGTTCATGAGCTGCCTCTACATCATCTTTATTGACCAGATTTATTCTTCATTGAgaaaatttacaaacatgataacGGTGCCCCTCAGCAAGCAATAGTCCctatatacaatgtatatatCAGATATTCCCTTGTACAGGGAGATCACTCAGCTGCTTATCTTACTGTATAACCACCAAGACATGAGATTATCAGTAGATGGAACCACAGATAAGAACAACCACATGCCTAATGAAATGATAAGCGTTAATCTTCAGAATAGAAGAACGCTGCTCAGGGCATCATACATCGCTTCTGTCACTTGCCCCCCGCTCTCTTTTTGTCTAAATTTGGTGATCTGCTAACAATCTGACATTTGTagcggccatacacattagatagctgttggccaagcaTATGTACTTTGTGAatatagagaggagagaaagCTGCTCCCACAAACCTCTGACAGCGACTTCCCTTGCAAGAACAAAGCGATCAAGCAGAtgaaatccaactgcccaatCCTTTTCACCCCCGACATCCACGATCAGGAGAAAGCCAGTAGGTCTCTGTACATATTAGATGATCAGTGGGTTTGGCCAATACACATTTGTTTGCCACACAGTTTCTCTTACTAAAATAAGCTGGATATGTCAATGATCTGCAGATAAACATCTCATGTCTATGGCTAAAGACGAAAATTTGAAGCTACCTTGTAACAGGACCCCTAACCATAAGGCTTGACTCCAATTAGTTGGTCCGATGAAGAGAaaccttatgggctccctaaggctcagGAGGGGCCAGGTGCATCTTCTGTGTCCATCATAGCTATGGGCAGCCGTAGGTTCATCATACATATTAGAGATTGTTCAAACTGCCAATTTGGGCAGGACTGTCTGAATATCTAATGTGTGTGGCGGCCTCCTGGCTCTTCCCCAATGGTAGAGGATAGAGGAGATGAGGATTGGGCTGTTGGATTTTGACCCCTCAATCCTCTTGTTCTTGGAAGGTAAGTCACTGCCATAGGAATCTGggagcagcatgctccattccctacattcagaacacatgcatgctccGCCGAGCCAAGCATGCATTGTGTATGGGGTGTGTTCAGCGGGATAGCAGTGTTTGAGCAGCCTTAAGAAAGTGAGATAGCAACAGTAGAGAAGTGGTTGGATTTAACcagaaaaatttcaataaatcGCTATGATCTGTACAACTAAAGTAAGCTCAACTGCTGCAGGTATAGAGGGTTTAATTAATGGGCAAATTAAAATCAGTCTTACCTATTTTGTCATCAGTGTAAATTGTATAATCAACCATAGACTTCAGCTCCGTGCTCTGCACCAGGTAACTCTTCAGTTGAGTCATCATGAGCCGGATCTCCTGGAGCATTTCTGTACTGGAGCTCTGTTTAGCCATCATCTCCAAGCTGTAAGCTTTATAGTCCTGGACCAAGTTTCCAAAGTATGACTCTTTATCGTGAGCAAGCTCAGTGATCCTCTTCTGCAGCTTCCGGTCTGCAGACATGAAGGCAGAGAAGACATTGGTAATGGCTACAATGGACAATCGGTTCTTAGCCCTGTCCAGCATGAATGAATGTGACTTCTTGATTGAGGGATTTGCAGGTGGCTCAGAGTCTTCTTCTACACTGCTGGTGGAATAGGAATCTGCCTCTGGGTTTGCCAGTGTAGGGTCTGATCCATGTGAAGGCAGAGATGGATTGGAGGTCTTTGGAAATGGGGTGGAGAACCTCTTTTGCCGAGACACTTTCCTGTCCATTGCTTTACCGCCACTCTTGTTGCTTTGGCTTCCCAAAgcttttgaaagtttttcagtcTCCGAGACATTTTTAGCATCATCTTTGCCTTTATCAGGTGGAATGGAGAATGACTCTGAggtaacttttttctttcttggtgGAGGAACCGGAGCAGTCCTCTTCCCATTTTCAACCATTACACGGTTCTGCTTGGGGGACATCTCAGTTTTCTTGATTGTAATATCAGATTTTGGCACAGCCAGGCCTAGACTTCTCCTTCCCTCTAGCTCATCCTTCATCACGAACATACCAGATTTATTTTCAATTACATTAGCAGACTGTCGCCTTCTTGGCACAGCGGGAGGAGCACGAACTGGAGTATGAGTTTCTTGTTGTTGAGAAGAGTCATTCCCAAATATATTGATTTTCATGTTCTCCAAAGGTTCCTTAAGAAGGTCTACATCAGCAGAAGGAACTGAAGGTGTCTCAACCTGATGGTCTTCCTGGTCTTTGTTATGGGAAGTAAATAGGGTGGAGTCGGTTTgtgaaggaagaggagaaggaaaggaAGTTGATTGAGAAGAATGGGGACTGGATTCAGTCAGAGAAAGAAGATCAGGTGACGTTTCTGGGATAGGATCAGATGGAAGAGAGATAATGGGATGCTCAACTGGAGAAGAGTGATCAAGTAGATCAACAAGGTTGGGTATAGATGTCTTCGGTGAGGAGCATAGATTTGAAGATTGAGGCTGCTCAAGTGAGCAACACTCAGTAGAAGTCTCTGATATCAAAGTCCCAGTAGGCGCTGCA
Coding sequences within it:
- the RIN3 gene encoding ras and Rab interactor 3 isoform X3, yielding MSETAAGGIEGTPQDSGDVGVTEMPHALDPFQNGQLSFSGISILDRLIKTCPVWLQLCMGAPQAVEILCREASGVFLVTRDVDVKCMVLWVRSSESREAVDDVLRYNIREEKTMLCLEGSMLVFKDIFKLVAFYCVSRDILPSVLKLPSAISSAQSLQDLEDISNRGTGFWDSSIKDKRLSNSSQSGKSTAPGNCGSSNANHMQRTSSELGDCTCEIEISVGNDRLWFVSPISLEECSNVKTSDKLPLTNCITKPEIQQPRIMHRRPPPPPPPLHKPPLPSVPPSAPPPPNYIRSHSYSYPLSSPTKPRPSTSERESPASESPSTPSPPAKPPTVETHTEPSPTAAPTGTLISETSTECCSLEQPQSSNLCSSPKTSIPNLVDLLDHSSPVEHPIISLPSDPIPETSPDLLSLTESSPHSSQSTSFPSPLPSQTDSTLFTSHNKDQEDHQVETPSVPSADVDLLKEPLENMKINIFGNDSSQQQETHTPVRAPPAVPRRRQSANVIENKSGMFVMKDELEGRRSLGLAVPKSDITIKKTEMSPKQNRVMVENGKRTAPVPPPRKKKVTSESFSIPPDKGKDDAKNVSETEKLSKALGSQSNKSGGKAMDRKVSRQKRFSTPFPKTSNPSLPSHGSDPTLANPEADSYSTSSVEEDSEPPANPSIKKSHSFMLDRAKNRLSIVAITNVFSAFMSADRKLQKRITELAHDKESYFGNLVQDYKAYSLEMMAKQSSSTEMLQEIRLMMTQLKSYLVQSTELKSMVDYTIYTDDKIDAIVEAALCKCVLKPLKAPVECYLHEIHNKDGSLRLLTENQQVIQEMTTTDLGVTTSVPDSGVMEKILQKFGTMHKTYSPEKKITYLLKACKLIYDSMAAGNPGKHHGADDFLPVLMYVLAQCDLVALLLDVEYMMELMDPALQLGEGSYYLTTTYGALEHIKNYDKITVTRQLSMEVQDSIHRWERRRTLNKAKVSRSSIQDFITISFEELDSKTRTLATKPDMSVAEVGRQCAENFEVSEPNNYGLFVLVNDHCVRLTEDAFPQQVKCRLMKNEQKLDFHFLYKRTSAQDKVMSELDFL
- the RIN3 gene encoding ras and Rab interactor 3 isoform X1 codes for the protein MSETAAGGIEGTPQDSGSRGTCCFMESERIRWEKGSTGRARKAAISRQGSGAAIGHRGSGLAARGLKRDVGVTEMPHALDPFQNGQLSFSGISILDRLIKTCPVWLQLCMGAPQAVEILCREASGVFLVTRDVDVKCMVLWVRSSESREAVDDVLRYNIREEKTMLCLEGSMLVFKDIFKLVAFYCVSRDILPSVLKLPSAISSAQSLQDLEDISNRGTGFWDSSIKDKRLSNSSQSGKSTAPGNCGSSNANHMQRTSSELGDCTCEIEISVGNDRLWFVSPISLEECSNVKTSDKLPLTNCITKPEIQQPRIMHRRPPPPPPPLHKPPLPSVPPSAPPPPNYIRSHSYSYPLSSPTKPRPSTSERESPASESPSTPSPPAKPPTVETHTEPSPTAAPTGTLISETSTECCSLEQPQSSNLCSSPKTSIPNLVDLLDHSSPVEHPIISLPSDPIPETSPDLLSLTESSPHSSQSTSFPSPLPSQTDSTLFTSHNKDQEDHQVETPSVPSADVDLLKEPLENMKINIFGNDSSQQQETHTPVRAPPAVPRRRQSANVIENKSGMFVMKDELEGRRSLGLAVPKSDITIKKTEMSPKQNRVMVENGKRTAPVPPPRKKKVTSESFSIPPDKGKDDAKNVSETEKLSKALGSQSNKSGGKAMDRKVSRQKRFSTPFPKTSNPSLPSHGSDPTLANPEADSYSTSSVEEDSEPPANPSIKKSHSFMLDRAKNRLSIVAITNVFSAFMSADRKLQKRITELAHDKESYFGNLVQDYKAYSLEMMAKQSSSTEMLQEIRLMMTQLKSYLVQSTELKSMVDYTIYTDDKIDAIVEAALCKCVLKPLKAPVECYLHEIHNKDGSLRLLTENQQVIQEMTTTDLGVTTSVPDSGVMEKILQKFGTMHKTYSPEKKITYLLKACKLIYDSMAAGNPGKHHGADDFLPVLMYVLAQCDLVALLLDVEYMMELMDPALQLGEGSYYLTTTYGALEHIKNYDKITVTRQLSMEVQDSIHRWERRRTLNKAKVSRSSIQDFITISFEELDSKTRTLATKPDMSVAEVGRQCAENFEVSEPNNYGLFVLVNDHCVRLTEDAFPQQVKCRLMKNEQKLDFHFLYKRTSAQDKVMSELDFL
- the RIN3 gene encoding ras and Rab interactor 3 isoform X2, with amino-acid sequence MLHGERRRSRGTCCFMESERIRWEKGSTGRARKAAISRQGSGAAIGHRGSGLAARGLKRDVGVTEMPHALDPFQNGQLSFSGISILDRLIKTCPVWLQLCMGAPQAVEILCREASGVFLVTRDVDVKCMVLWVRSSESREAVDDVLRYNIREEKTMLCLEGSMLVFKDIFKLVAFYCVSRDILPSVLKLPSAISSAQSLQDLEDISNRGTGFWDSSIKDKRLSNSSQSGKSTAPGNCGSSNANHMQRTSSELGDCTCEIEISVGNDRLWFVSPISLEECSNVKTSDKLPLTNCITKPEIQQPRIMHRRPPPPPPPLHKPPLPSVPPSAPPPPNYIRSHSYSYPLSSPTKPRPSTSERESPASESPSTPSPPAKPPTVETHTEPSPTAAPTGTLISETSTECCSLEQPQSSNLCSSPKTSIPNLVDLLDHSSPVEHPIISLPSDPIPETSPDLLSLTESSPHSSQSTSFPSPLPSQTDSTLFTSHNKDQEDHQVETPSVPSADVDLLKEPLENMKINIFGNDSSQQQETHTPVRAPPAVPRRRQSANVIENKSGMFVMKDELEGRRSLGLAVPKSDITIKKTEMSPKQNRVMVENGKRTAPVPPPRKKKVTSESFSIPPDKGKDDAKNVSETEKLSKALGSQSNKSGGKAMDRKVSRQKRFSTPFPKTSNPSLPSHGSDPTLANPEADSYSTSSVEEDSEPPANPSIKKSHSFMLDRAKNRLSIVAITNVFSAFMSADRKLQKRITELAHDKESYFGNLVQDYKAYSLEMMAKQSSSTEMLQEIRLMMTQLKSYLVQSTELKSMVDYTIYTDDKIDAIVEAALCKCVLKPLKAPVECYLHEIHNKDGSLRLLTENQQVIQEMTTTDLGVTTSVPDSGVMEKILQKFGTMHKTYSPEKKITYLLKACKLIYDSMAAGNPGKHHGADDFLPVLMYVLAQCDLVALLLDVEYMMELMDPALQLGEGSYYLTTTYGALEHIKNYDKITVTRQLSMEVQDSIHRWERRRTLNKAKVSRSSIQDFITISFEELDSKTRTLATKPDMSVAEVGRQCAENFEVSEPNNYGLFVLVNDHCVRLTEDAFPQQVKCRLMKNEQKLDFHFLYKRTSAQDKVMSELDFL